The window ATAAACAGGAGTTTTAGTTTTTCATACTAGGAAGATGTGAGTCCAAAGTCGCGGTTTGAAaaatttttcgaatttttcgATTTATTATAGTAGTTTgtgtaataatattatattgtatGAGTAAAGTTTAAATATTTCCAATTAGAATGTCATTGTCGCAATACAATAGGCCTTAAGCGGTTCATTAATTTTAGGTAAACGAACTTTCTTGCAATAGgttcaatatttattaaaagaatACCATGGCCAAGACCAAGTTAATACCAAATAAGAATTAGTTTCAGTCAATATGTTACCTTAACATTAGTTTCaccataaaaataaagaacccTTCAAGCATCACATATTAAAAAAGACTACTTAAATTggtgaaaaaattgaaatatactTTTTATCCTTTAATGGGGCAACCTCACTCGAACCTAGATTGATAGGACATAGAAGACTTTTAAATATCAAGTTGTACACACCAAAAAAATCACAACTAAAAAGAGGCCTATTTAAATTGGTTACGAATTGACATATGCTTTTATCAACATTAGTTGTATTTAGGTGAGCTACGCTTGTTATCCTTAAATAAAGCATCAAGTGTAAGTTATATGATTGGAGAAAATTTACGATAATGAGAggtttatcccttagtgggtCGAGCATGCTTGGATCTTGATTAACCGTAGTATCTAGTCAACTTCGAAATATCAAGTAGTAAATACcagaaaaagatatatatatatatatatacatacttaaaTTTAAAgagaattaataataaaaattataagaagaaaagttttaacttatttttttttaaaaaagaaaaaacctaTCCACATCCCTTTTATATTTGTGGCAaatgtaataaaaaatttatggcaaataataattaaaaatgggaaaaaaatgagaggGATAAATAACTTCTATATATGAACAAGAGTTTTAGTATATTAAGatgatagatagatagatagatgcttgcagtgttttctttttttggtagtGTTTACAatgtttttttcaaaattttgaattttttaatgaattttctttgatttctaaactttctctaattttttaattatgtgGCATGCAATGAGCGGTGCCACGTATGTAGATGTGGGCCCACTTAAATGTCCGTGAAGTCCATGTCACCAAATGGACAGAAAACGTTATCTGAGTTGGACAGCTTactatatttgaaataaaattaaaaattatggtACTTTTACGAGacaaaacttaaatttaattagacctgaaataaatataaaaactaTGGCTTTTTAATGTGATTTTCCCTAGAAATAATCCGTCTTAAACGTATCTTCACAAATCGACACTCTCTGGCTAGTCTCTCGTTTGTTCTCTAGTGTATCTATCTATTCTATTTAGAAATAGTAATTTAATTTGGTCTTCTAGCAAAAGAGAGCATGTAGCTCAGTGGGCGCACGCTTTTACGGATAATCAAGAGGTTTAGTGTCGATACTCGTTATGAGACTATCTGTACcattttattaactattagaatttttttttcattgtacGTTCATATATCTTCACTGTAATTGTAAAATTGGGTCAACGACCAATTTTTAGTAGaaggatattttattttattttataattatgagGCGCATTCGCTCTACTAATTTCGCGGTTCACGTGAACACCTGTAAGGCCACGAGATAGATAAGCTCGGGCATAAGCTGTGGGTGGACGGACATGGAATATTCATCTGCATgatttttttgaatattttaattttatctcaTCCTTGGCTGTaggctttttctttttttctttatctctGCCCCGCAAGTAAAGTTCTCCTATTTGGTTTCAAAAAAATAGATTTACGACAAAACCAAACGACACAGCCAAAACATACGAGCATAGGTTCTAGTCTGCTTCGAAGGATCGGACCATTGCCCAACTATGTAGTTGTCTTCGGCGAGCTTCAGTTTTGGAAAAGTAAAGTTTTCATAGTTAGTTTCAGAATAATGGATGTACGACAAAATTAAACGAGATAGCCAAAACATACGAACATAGGTTCTAGTCTGCTTCGAAGGATTGGGTCATTTCCCAACCACGCAGTTTTGTCTTCGGCAAGCTTCAGTTCTGGAAAAGTAAAGTTTTCGTATTTAGTTTCAGAATAATGGATTTACGACAAAATTAAATGAGATAGCCAAAACATACGAGCATAGGTCCGAGTCTGCTCAGAAGGATCGGACCATTGCCCAACCATGTAGCTAGTTATTGTCTTCGGAGAGCTTCAGTTTTGGGAATGTGAACCTTATTGATACATTGTTACTTGCACCTTGAGATGCTTATTAATTTTGCAAAAGAGAAGTCTATTAACGAAGAAGATCGTACGATCAGCATGACCGACGAACGTGAAAATATAGCAAACTCTTTCAAGTTAAGGGCATGCACTTTATCTTTGGAAATCCATTGACCTGCAACCCGATATATATGTCTTAATCCAATCAGTACTTCTGCTAAtattagagaaaatttatccaattgggggaaaaaagaaagtgagagattttaggaaaaatttCGGTTGTCTATTCGACGGCTGCAGAGCTCCCCGCTTTGACATTGAGTGATGGCCCTACGATGATGATTTGCAGTCCTATGTTTGTGGAAAGTCAATCACTATTCATAGGACAAAACGGAAAAAGACCCACCTGAATAGAAGCGATTTTCTTGGAAACAAGAAGTCCCCAAAATGgccaattaataaaaaaaaattggtacAAAAAGGAGAAATTCTCTTCTTGAATTGAAAATCCCAAAATCTCTTAGGAGCCCTTTGGCTTTGTTTCTCTATTACGTAGTTACTTTTGTTGGAGTTAGGGAAACAAAGCCGCAGCTGAGATCGGAGAGGCCTGAAGGTCACAAATTTAACTATAACATAATGGCATTCCCGAGGAGATTATTTCGGCCTAGCAATGTTGTTGTGCTAGGTTTGGCTCTCGTGATGATGTCTCGTGTGGCCGAGGTGGCGGCCCGTGGCAAAATCTACAGCCTTGAGCCTCGCCGTGGGCTTCTTCAAGAGGCTGGAGTTGTCGATGTTACCAGCTTTGGCGCCAAGGCGAATGACCCCCTGTTTGACAACGCTCAGGTAACACACAATGATCATGTACTCAACATCATCATCGtaataatcatcatcatcataaaaAGGTTTACAAATGTATACGGCcgagaaaaacaaaaacaaaaagaagtaTACAAATGTAtacagtattttttttttttttgggagatTCGACTTGTAGATGTTGTTTATGAGAGCAAGTAGGGTTGCTCTTTAGATATGATTTAGTCCCTTGAAATGATTTAGCAAAGAATACGTATGCGAAAAcgtaaattgatttttttgggtgaaatacGAAATCAAAGTTcgaaaattagaaatttagaACCAACCAATACAAAGATGGGCTAAGATGACCCCTATAACATCCTCAAACAGCCGGTACTCGAGCCTAGTAGGGCAGTTACTTAGCCAATGAATTCCTATAGAAAGCCTAAGCGCAAAGTTTTGAAAGAGTTTAATCccgccttttttttttttactcgtCGTGTGTTTGCTAGTTTTACACTTTGTCAATCGATTAAATAATTGCATCACATAACatatttatgaatatattattataacaGAATGTATATTACATTGTTGGTTGGGAACGGTCAAGGTTGATTAATATTTGTTAACGAGGATCacgatgatttttttttgggaaaatatTTTACTATACCATAATATTAAGTGAAGTAATCAGCAGTTGATAAAATGCAGGCATTTATTGAAGCATGGAATGCTGCATGCAAAGGACCCGGGCCAGCGAAGTTGGTGATCCCACCAGGGTCGTACATAACCGGGGCGGTCGTGTTCCAAGGCCCATGCACCTCGAGCCCGGTCACGGTCGAGGTCCAAGGAACTATATTGGCCTTGCCTGACCCCAGCGTGTACACTAACGGTGACTGGTTCACAATCGAGATGGTCGATGGTATCGTGTTCAAGGGCGGAGTCTTCGATGCCCAGGGCCAGAACCTCTGGCAGTACAATGACTGCAAGAGCAACCCCGATTGCCAACATCTCCCAGTCGTAAGTAACATTTCTACATTCCTAATAGTTATAGCTATAGCCTATACCCGACCACCTATCGCAATATTTCCTTCATCCAGTAACAAAGTCGAATCATATAATTTCTGAATCTTTCTTCTTATTCGTTGGATATATCGGTAAACTTAACTATGCTTCTGCAGATCTTATCATAAAGCagatattctttttcaaataaatacagTTTAGTAATTGACTCGCTTTAGacctgaaataaaaaggtttgAAATTCGATCATTTTCGATGGGACTTCCTATTATTTCATCTCCCTTGCTGAGACTTGCTTAAAACCAATATATAtcctaaaaaatttattactattacctttttttttgggtaaatagcTTAATTTTCGTTCCTATGGGTGCAGTCCATTCACTTAAACAAAGCCCAGAATGTGGCCATCGATGGGGTGACCTCCCTTAACAGCATGGGCTTCCACGTTGCCATGACATTCTCGTCGAACATCACAGCCACCAAGCTCAACCTGACTGCTCCTGGTGACAGCCCTAACACCGATGGCATTCACATCAGCACCACCAGCTCCGTCAACATCTCCGACAGCTTCATCTCCACCGGTGACGACTGCCTTGGCATCATCCAGGGTGCCTCTGACATCTCTGTCACCGGCATCCAATGCGGGCCTGGCCATGGTATCAGGTAATAGAAATATTCGTAGTGCCTCCTCGAACCTCATGCCTTCCCCGAAAATAGCATTAGAGAATTCTTATTTTGACTGTGACTTATGGTTTTAGCATCGGGAGCCTTGGGAAATACCCCAACGAGCAGGACGTGAGGGGAGTGCACGTCAAGAACTGCACGCTGACCGGGACCACGAATGGAGTGAGGATCAAGACCTTCCCCGGCAAGCTGCAGCTCGAAGCCTCCGATATCGTCTTCGAAGACATCGTCATGAACAATGTCGCCAACCCGATCCTCATCGATCAGTACTACGGCTTCCATCAGAAACTCTCGGTAATACACACATAAAACGCTGTACCATTTCTTATATTGTCGAACTGTTGCAATAAAAGTTTTTAATAAGACATAAGAAAAacgtgaaaagaaaaatttaggtATACAAGATGATTAAATTTTCTATCCTATTAGCTTGAACTTTCAAGTGAATACGGATCCAATTGCTTATAGACACAAACCAATTTGGTTTTGTCGTTCTTTTCGATACATGATCTTTAACTTCTTCTTATCGGGGTTGCTGGGACTAGGCATCAAGGGTGAAGGTGCACGACGTCCACTTCAGGAACATCAGGGGTACCTCTGCCTCGCTCGTGGCCGTTTCGCTTGCTTGCAGCTCGCTTTTCCCATGCGAAGGCATCGAATTGGCCGACATTGACTTGTCCTACACTGGAAGGAAGCCCCTGCCCATCTCTGCTTCGTGCACCAACGCCAAGCCCACCTTCTCCGGGAAGCAAAACCCCCCTTCTTGTGCTCTCATCTAAGATTCAATCCGTCCATGGATCGACCTATCAGGTTGATTAATTGATGATGAGATTG of the Punica granatum isolate Tunisia-2019 chromosome 6, ASM765513v2, whole genome shotgun sequence genome contains:
- the LOC116210518 gene encoding exopolygalacturonase-like: MAFPRRLFRPSNVVVLGLALVMMSRVAEVAARGKIYSLEPRRGLLQEAGVVDVTSFGAKANDPLFDNAQAFIEAWNAACKGPGPAKLVIPPGSYITGAVVFQGPCTSSPVTVEVQGTILALPDPSVYTNGDWFTIEMVDGIVFKGGVFDAQGQNLWQYNDCKSNPDCQHLPVSIHLNKAQNVAIDGVTSLNSMGFHVAMTFSSNITATKLNLTAPGDSPNTDGIHISTTSSVNISDSFISTGDDCLGIIQGASDISVTGIQCGPGHGISIGSLGKYPNEQDVRGVHVKNCTLTGTTNGVRIKTFPGKLQLEASDIVFEDIVMNNVANPILIDQYYGFHQKLSASRVKVHDVHFRNIRGTSASLVAVSLACSSLFPCEGIELADIDLSYTGRKPLPISASCTNAKPTFSGKQNPPSCALI